A single genomic interval of Metasolibacillus fluoroglycofenilyticus harbors:
- a CDS encoding FAD-dependent oxidoreductase, translating to MSHSIPTNWDKEVDVIVLGTGGAALTAAIAAAENDADVLVLEKTHQIGGTTAFSGGIPWIPLNHYMKEQGFEDNREAAIQYIKRLALGRADEKMIETFVDKGHEIIRFLHDHTPVKFKTPEKYPEYYAHMDEALKKGTRSLDPMPFNMNEIGEWGNLLRQNPIFPPLTLEEGGAIGGIDFQVVAERMQNNVVTMGRALIASLFKACLDRGVETLIETAGKDLIIGENEEIIGLKAETKDGQTLYFRARKGVILASGGFEWNKQLVKAFLKAEFTHPVTPPGNEGDALMMAMKAGAALENMSEAWWYPAMVDPTFEYEDNVMAQLGGGRMGPNSIVVNKYGRRFVHEGTTYNDMPRAFFNYDPVKVDFPNKGPNWMIFDQQLKDRELIITMTPGDPAPEWVDQADSLRELAIKIGVDPDGLEDEVRKWNEYCEQQKDKDFHRGTIQFEALTTGGGSPANNLGKIEKGPFYALPIYLGALGTNGGPKINEDGQVVNFQGEPIKGLYAAGNASGNPLGPIYPSAGGTIGPAMVFGFLAGQHAAKQ from the coding sequence ATGTCACATTCAATTCCCACGAATTGGGACAAAGAGGTTGATGTCATCGTTTTAGGTACAGGAGGAGCAGCATTAACTGCGGCAATAGCAGCAGCGGAAAATGATGCTGATGTTCTTGTCTTAGAAAAAACACATCAAATTGGGGGTACAACAGCTTTTTCAGGAGGAATTCCATGGATTCCACTCAATCATTATATGAAGGAGCAAGGTTTTGAAGATAATCGTGAAGCAGCAATTCAATACATTAAGCGCCTTGCACTTGGTAGAGCTGATGAGAAAATGATTGAAACTTTCGTTGATAAAGGACATGAAATAATTCGATTTTTACATGACCATACACCGGTTAAATTCAAAACTCCAGAAAAATATCCAGAATACTATGCGCATATGGATGAAGCACTGAAAAAAGGCACACGTTCTTTGGACCCTATGCCATTTAATATGAATGAAATTGGAGAATGGGGAAATCTGCTACGTCAAAACCCTATTTTCCCTCCGCTAACTTTAGAGGAAGGCGGCGCAATTGGCGGTATTGACTTCCAAGTAGTTGCAGAGCGTATGCAAAATAATGTTGTCACAATGGGTAGAGCATTGATTGCTTCTTTATTTAAAGCATGCTTAGACCGTGGCGTTGAAACTTTGATAGAGACTGCTGGTAAAGATTTAATTATCGGTGAAAACGAAGAAATAATCGGTCTAAAAGCGGAAACGAAAGATGGCCAAACCCTTTACTTCCGTGCACGTAAAGGAGTAATCCTAGCTTCAGGTGGTTTCGAATGGAACAAGCAGCTAGTAAAAGCATTTTTAAAAGCTGAATTTACCCATCCTGTAACACCGCCGGGCAACGAAGGTGATGCACTTATGATGGCAATGAAGGCCGGTGCTGCGCTAGAAAATATGAGTGAGGCTTGGTGGTACCCTGCAATGGTGGACCCAACTTTTGAATATGAAGATAATGTAATGGCACAATTAGGTGGCGGTCGTATGGGACCAAACTCTATCGTTGTAAATAAGTATGGGCGTCGCTTTGTACACGAAGGCACTACATATAATGATATGCCAAGAGCATTTTTCAATTACGACCCAGTGAAAGTTGATTTCCCGAATAAAGGACCGAACTGGATGATTTTTGATCAACAATTAAAAGATCGCGAATTAATTATTACGATGACACCCGGTGACCCTGCACCTGAATGGGTAGATCAAGCTGATTCCCTGCGTGAGCTTGCTATAAAAATTGGCGTAGACCCAGATGGTTTAGAGGATGAAGTACGCAAATGGAATGAATATTGCGAGCAACAGAAGGATAAAGATTTCCATAGAGGCACAATTCAATTTGAAGCATTAACAACTGGCGGCGGTAGCCCTGCCAATAATTTAGGTAAAATTGAAAAAGGACCATTTTATGCTTTACCAATCTATTTAGGTGCACTTGGTACAAATGGTGGACCTAAAATCAATGAAGATGGACAAGTAGTTAACTTCCAAGGCGAGCCGATTAAAGGCTTATACGCTGCTGGAAATGCTTCAGGCAACCCACTTGGTCCTATTTATCCAAGTGCTGGCGGAACAATTGGACCAGCAATGGTGTTTGGCTTCTTAGCAGGTCAGCATGCCGCAAAGCAATAA
- a CDS encoding pyridoxal phosphate-dependent aminotransferase: protein MRYPAHGANPSTLYRELELEMPEQIIDLSENVNFLGPPASFGAIWTSLFQEIAAYPHEDAEPLRSQLAYRHNVATEHIVIGNGAAEILMALARYYAREKIVIVQPSFSEYARTLEQQQAIIQSIEVEELTNYSLPMERLKEAMCGAKALYICNPNNPTGVVTPKKQLIELLQYGERVDCDLVIDEAFMDWTDETESMAELVASSNRLIILRSMTKMYSMAGVRLGYALTQHAFKIKQELPHWNVSAISIALGMQALQEEDFCAKSRQQAAQSRAVIIPFLMEKGCIVTKSKTNYVAFRLPSTYDATKFYFSLLQKGIVLRHTQNFIGMDGEWFRLALKEQHKMTAFQQALEHFFRCK from the coding sequence ATGCGATATCCAGCACATGGAGCTAATCCAAGTACATTGTATCGAGAGTTAGAGCTTGAAATGCCGGAGCAAATCATTGATTTAAGTGAAAACGTTAACTTCTTAGGACCACCAGCAAGCTTTGGGGCTATTTGGACATCGTTATTTCAAGAAATCGCCGCCTACCCGCATGAGGATGCAGAGCCACTACGAAGTCAGTTGGCATACCGACATAATGTAGCGACAGAACATATCGTTATAGGAAATGGTGCGGCAGAAATTTTAATGGCTTTAGCGAGATATTATGCACGCGAAAAAATTGTCATTGTGCAGCCTTCCTTCTCTGAATATGCACGCACATTGGAGCAACAGCAGGCTATTATTCAATCAATTGAAGTAGAGGAGCTAACGAACTACTCTTTGCCGATGGAACGATTAAAGGAGGCAATGTGCGGAGCGAAAGCTTTATATATTTGTAATCCAAACAATCCGACGGGTGTTGTAACGCCTAAAAAGCAATTGATTGAACTATTGCAATATGGAGAGCGAGTGGACTGTGACCTTGTTATAGATGAGGCATTTATGGATTGGACAGATGAGACAGAGTCCATGGCGGAGCTGGTAGCTAGCTCTAATCGTTTAATTATCCTTCGTTCTATGACAAAAATGTATAGTATGGCAGGTGTGAGACTTGGCTATGCACTTACACAGCATGCCTTCAAAATAAAGCAAGAGCTACCCCACTGGAATGTCAGTGCAATCTCGATTGCACTTGGTATGCAAGCATTGCAGGAAGAGGATTTCTGTGCAAAATCAAGACAGCAGGCAGCACAAAGTCGTGCAGTAATTATTCCATTTTTGATGGAAAAAGGCTGCATTGTGACGAAGAGTAAAACGAACTATGTAGCCTTCCGTTTGCCATCTACATATGATGCGACAAAATTTTATTTCTCACTATTACAAAAAGGAATTGTCCTGCGGCATACACAAAATTTTATTGGTATGGATGGCGAGTGGTTCCGCCTTGCGCTGAAAGAACAGCATAAAATGACAGCATTTCAGCAAGCATTGGAACATTTTTTTAGGTGCAAATAA
- a CDS encoding NrtR DNA-binding winged helix domain-containing protein yields the protein MILGKSLFKAQFRRHIADKVVATGEEVKEGAYRPSQLYRYNHRWVFGSL from the coding sequence ATGATTTTAGGAAAAAGCTTATTTAAGGCACAATTCCGCCGTCATATTGCTGACAAAGTTGTGGCAACAGGTGAAGAGGTAAAGGAAGGTGCATACAGACCATCACAGCTTTACCGTTACAATCATCGCTGGGTCTTTGGCTCATTATAA
- a CDS encoding CoxG family protein yields the protein MPQGTHSVKVPLNIQKIWEFVHDMNNWAPLVPGYIEHEILSENQSTWAFKGDLGFMKKTVKLQIDIKEWNEPSEVIFDLKGLSDNFKGGGYFRAEAIDENTTMMHGNLDITAGGMMGAMINQILVKFVPQTAKDLTDAIVNELLEINSVK from the coding sequence ATGCCACAAGGAACACATTCAGTAAAAGTACCATTAAACATTCAAAAAATATGGGAATTCGTACACGATATGAATAATTGGGCGCCGCTAGTACCAGGTTATATCGAGCATGAAATTTTAAGTGAAAACCAATCGACATGGGCTTTCAAAGGCGATTTAGGCTTTATGAAAAAAACAGTGAAGCTTCAAATCGATATTAAAGAGTGGAATGAACCCTCTGAAGTCATTTTCGATTTAAAAGGTTTATCTGATAATTTTAAAGGCGGAGGCTATTTCCGTGCGGAAGCAATTGATGAAAATACAACAATGATGCACGGCAATCTCGATATTACTGCTGGCGGAATGATGGGCGCTATGATTAATCAAATTTTAGTAAAATTCGTCCCACAAACTGCCAAAGATTTAACAGATGCAATTGTCAACGAATTATTAGAGATTAATTCAGTAAAATAA
- a CDS encoding DNA/RNA helicase domain-containing protein — protein sequence MKAIHLQSLLDAYKDLSESAFLQYTQQFDMDKMRTNELDDLNMLITELASAGAAQLHQFFVGYRIKQISKEFDLLRIGKNYIVNIELKSESTEHRILKQLKQNVYYLKFLEVDILSFTFVSSTKTLYQLKDEKLIKVSFLHLLQVLENQQARMLTNIDDVFDPINYLVSPFELPHAFINGEYFLTSPQMTFKREILDLVEQNTSVVIDGAPGTGKTLLTYDLVKTWKKAGKRVVLVHGNVLNRGQRILNEQYGWDIQTVSVMSLTNIDIVVIDEAQKLSYEQLQHIRAKLMQSNTPAVFSLDAGHYLFGKGKRIDVLGYIEKHFDTKIYELKMVMRYNKEMQSFVQQLFDQRLVIGKQHFPNISVHYFSTKDAFIQHIEECKRTKWLVVDCYHFERPTTRDILGHEFNRVCVIIDNHFTYKANGRLSAARKSAAIDPLQVLYHTIIRTRKKLQLVVVENVTILQTIIHLLKNEH from the coding sequence ATGAAAGCAATTCATTTACAATCATTGCTTGACGCATATAAGGATTTATCCGAATCTGCCTTTCTACAATATACGCAGCAGTTTGATATGGATAAAATGCGGACGAACGAGCTAGATGATTTGAATATGCTTATTACAGAGTTAGCTAGCGCTGGTGCAGCACAGCTACATCAATTTTTTGTTGGCTATCGAATTAAGCAAATTAGCAAGGAATTCGATTTATTACGTATTGGGAAAAACTATATTGTAAATATTGAGTTGAAGAGTGAAAGTACAGAGCATCGCATACTTAAGCAATTAAAGCAAAATGTCTATTACTTAAAGTTTTTAGAAGTTGATATTTTAAGCTTTACATTTGTTTCATCAACGAAAACACTGTATCAGTTAAAAGATGAGAAGCTAATCAAAGTATCGTTTTTACATCTGCTGCAAGTGTTAGAAAATCAGCAAGCCCGAATGCTGACGAATATTGATGATGTATTCGACCCAATTAATTATCTTGTTTCACCATTTGAGCTACCACATGCATTTATTAATGGGGAATATTTTTTAACCTCTCCACAAATGACATTTAAAAGAGAAATACTTGATTTAGTAGAGCAAAATACATCTGTTGTCATTGATGGAGCACCAGGAACAGGCAAAACATTACTGACATATGATTTAGTAAAAACGTGGAAAAAAGCAGGGAAAAGGGTTGTACTCGTGCATGGCAATGTGTTAAATCGCGGACAGCGTATTTTAAATGAGCAATATGGTTGGGATATTCAAACAGTAAGTGTCATGTCTTTAACAAATATTGATATCGTCGTAATAGATGAGGCTCAAAAGCTAAGCTATGAGCAGCTCCAGCATATTCGAGCAAAGCTTATGCAAAGCAATACACCTGCTGTTTTTTCGCTTGATGCAGGGCATTATTTATTTGGAAAAGGGAAACGAATTGACGTGCTTGGCTATATTGAGAAGCATTTTGATACAAAAATTTATGAGCTTAAAATGGTGATGCGTTACAACAAGGAAATGCAATCATTTGTGCAACAGCTTTTTGACCAACGCTTAGTTATAGGTAAACAACATTTTCCAAATATTAGCGTTCATTATTTTTCGACAAAAGATGCCTTTATCCAACATATCGAAGAATGTAAAAGAACGAAATGGCTTGTTGTAGATTGCTATCACTTCGAGCGACCGACGACACGTGATATTTTAGGGCATGAATTTAATCGCGTATGTGTCATTATTGATAATCATTTCACCTATAAGGCAAATGGTCGTTTGTCAGCTGCTAGAAAAAGTGCGGCAATTGACCCATTGCAAGTGCTTTACCATACAATTATTCGTACACGCAAAAAATTGCAATTAGTTGTAGTGGAAAATGTCACAATACTACAAACGATTATCCATTTATTGAAAAATGAGCATTAA
- a CDS encoding adenosylcobinamide amidohydrolase, giving the protein MLTIKRHDEQLFMMKSEQPLKVISSAMINPGIGYYQYFVNRTVDKDYYPDDAKLEYEQFLKQYKIPMSATVAMMTAVPQHFIMQDTYTDEATAITVFITAGLGNAVDVTKSYQYTYRPTVGTINIFVFIEGDISDEAFIQAYNCIIEAKVKVLHECHIIDRQSATIATGTSTDCVALIATERGEFHEYGGSITRLGALIGKGVAATLRKAIDSYEAYQRGELQ; this is encoded by the coding sequence ATGCTAACAATCAAAAGACACGATGAGCAGCTCTTTATGATGAAAAGTGAGCAGCCGTTAAAAGTAATCAGCTCAGCAATGATTAATCCTGGTATTGGCTATTATCAATATTTTGTCAATCGAACAGTGGATAAGGACTATTATCCGGACGATGCAAAGCTAGAATATGAGCAATTTTTAAAGCAATATAAAATACCAATGTCAGCAACTGTTGCGATGATGACCGCTGTGCCACAGCATTTTATTATGCAGGATACATACACAGACGAGGCAACAGCTATCACCGTGTTTATTACAGCGGGTTTAGGCAATGCGGTAGATGTGACAAAATCTTATCAATATACATACAGACCGACAGTTGGGACAATTAATATTTTCGTATTTATAGAGGGCGATATAAGCGATGAAGCTTTTATCCAAGCTTATAATTGTATTATTGAGGCGAAAGTAAAGGTGCTGCATGAGTGCCATATAATAGATAGACAAAGCGCTACGATTGCAACTGGAACCTCGACAGATTGTGTAGCCCTCATCGCAACAGAGCGAGGGGAGTTTCATGAATATGGAGGTTCGATTACACGTTTAGGAGCACTTATAGGCAAAGGGGTAGCTGCTACATTGCGGAAAGCGATTGATAGTTATGAGGCGTATCAAAGGGGCGAGCTACAATGA
- the metE gene encoding 5-methyltetrahydropteroyltriglutamate--homocysteine S-methyltransferase, with translation MAYVTTTIGYPYIGENRQWKKSLEKFWKHEITEEDFLAQQKEIRLSRIEKQLQLGLNVVSVGDFTNYDRVLDMAVMFGLVPKRFNWQGGKVDLQTYYAMARGNKEAVASEMTKWFNTNYHYIVPEYEGQPLQLTENTVLKHFIEAKAAFDITAKPTLIGPYTFIKLTKGYDRVSQASFVLAILPLYAQIIKELTEVGAEWIQLEEPALVTSLDKEEIQLVQEIYAQLSTSVPEAKLMLQTYFESLSAYEQLTQLPVHGIGLDFIHGYTHNMNALRQHGFPADKVLAIGIINGRDIWRANLAEVYSTVKAIEQLSGAKELWIQPSCHLQHTPITTKFEARLDSTLRDALAFADEKIVEIVEVTAYLNGQDTSTNSAISTSMKAIEALKNHPIRNNKGVQQAVQMIQQADFERKTSYKERVAIQQKALQLPLFPTTTIGSFPQSDEVKQKRNAWRKGDVTTEVYNEFLKRETARWIAIQEELDIDVLVHGEFERTDMVEYFGEKLAGFAFTENAWVVSYGSRCVKPPIIYGDVAWEAPMTVKETLYAQSLTKRRVKGMLTGPVTILNWSFVRDDIERKDVTYQIALALRQEIEALEQAGISIIQVDEPALREGLPLRKEQWDAYLQWAVGGFKLATASVKNETQIHTHMCYCEFNDFIKPISALDADVISIETSRSHGELIRSLQNNPYDKGIGLGVYDIHSPRVPSEEEMLTIMEDSLQVLARNQFWVNPDCGLKTRKEPETVAALANMVAAAKTLRQQIEQVI, from the coding sequence ATGGCATATGTAACAACAACGATTGGCTATCCATATATTGGGGAAAATCGCCAATGGAAAAAGTCTTTAGAAAAGTTTTGGAAACACGAAATAACAGAAGAGGATTTTCTAGCACAGCAAAAGGAAATTCGTTTAAGTCGCATCGAAAAACAATTGCAGCTAGGATTGAATGTAGTATCAGTTGGCGATTTTACCAATTATGACCGCGTGCTGGATATGGCTGTTATGTTTGGACTTGTACCAAAGCGCTTTAATTGGCAAGGTGGGAAAGTTGATTTGCAAACTTATTATGCTATGGCACGTGGCAATAAAGAGGCAGTCGCAAGTGAAATGACGAAATGGTTTAATACGAATTATCACTATATTGTGCCTGAATACGAAGGGCAACCACTACAGTTAACAGAAAATACAGTGCTAAAGCATTTTATAGAAGCAAAGGCTGCATTTGATATTACCGCAAAGCCGACACTTATTGGCCCTTATACATTTATAAAACTAACAAAGGGCTATGACCGCGTATCTCAAGCGTCATTCGTTTTAGCCATTTTACCTTTATATGCACAAATAATAAAGGAGCTAACTGAGGTTGGCGCGGAATGGATACAGCTTGAGGAGCCGGCGCTTGTTACTTCATTAGATAAGGAAGAAATTCAACTTGTGCAGGAAATATATGCACAGCTCTCTACATCTGTGCCAGAAGCGAAATTGATGTTACAAACATATTTTGAATCCTTATCAGCATACGAGCAGCTTACACAGCTCCCAGTTCATGGTATTGGGCTAGATTTCATACATGGCTATACGCATAATATGAATGCACTACGTCAGCATGGTTTCCCAGCAGACAAAGTTTTAGCTATTGGTATCATCAATGGACGGGATATTTGGCGGGCAAATTTAGCGGAAGTATATTCGACGGTGAAGGCAATTGAGCAACTTTCAGGTGCTAAGGAGCTATGGATTCAGCCTTCGTGCCATTTACAGCATACACCTATTACGACGAAGTTTGAAGCAAGGCTCGATTCGACCTTGCGAGATGCGCTTGCTTTTGCAGATGAAAAAATAGTTGAAATTGTGGAAGTAACAGCTTATTTGAATGGACAGGACACATCAACTAATAGCGCCATATCAACAAGCATGAAGGCGATAGAAGCGTTGAAAAACCATCCTATTCGCAACAATAAGGGAGTACAACAGGCAGTTCAAATGATTCAGCAAGCAGATTTTGAGCGCAAAACATCCTATAAAGAGCGTGTGGCAATTCAACAGAAGGCGCTACAATTACCGTTATTTCCTACAACGACGATTGGTAGCTTCCCGCAATCAGATGAAGTAAAGCAAAAGCGCAATGCATGGCGCAAAGGTGATGTAACAACTGAAGTGTACAATGAATTTTTAAAGCGAGAAACAGCACGCTGGATTGCAATCCAGGAGGAGCTGGATATTGATGTTCTAGTGCATGGTGAGTTTGAGCGGACAGACATGGTAGAATATTTTGGCGAAAAGCTAGCAGGTTTTGCATTTACTGAAAATGCATGGGTAGTATCTTACGGCTCACGCTGTGTAAAGCCACCAATTATTTACGGAGATGTAGCGTGGGAAGCACCGATGACTGTGAAGGAAACGCTTTATGCACAAAGCTTAACAAAGCGTCGTGTGAAAGGAATGTTAACAGGTCCTGTAACAATTCTGAATTGGTCATTTGTGCGTGATGATATAGAGCGTAAAGACGTGACATATCAAATTGCATTAGCATTGCGTCAGGAAATCGAGGCACTTGAGCAAGCAGGTATTTCCATTATTCAGGTAGACGAGCCCGCATTAAGAGAAGGCTTACCGCTTCGCAAAGAGCAGTGGGATGCTTATTTACAATGGGCTGTAGGAGGCTTTAAGCTGGCGACAGCCAGTGTAAAGAATGAAACGCAAATTCATACACATATGTGTTACTGCGAATTCAATGATTTCATTAAGCCAATTAGTGCCTTGGATGCGGATGTAATTTCAATCGAAACATCTAGAAGTCATGGAGAGCTCATTCGCTCACTACAGAATAACCCTTACGACAAAGGCATCGGCTTAGGTGTTTATGATATTCATAGCCCACGCGTGCCAAGTGAGGAAGAAATGCTGACAATTATGGAAGATAGCCTACAAGTATTAGCACGTAACCAATTTTGGGTAAATCCAGATTGCGGCTTAAAAACGCGTAAGGAGCCAGAAACGGTGGCAGCGTTAGCAAATATGGTAGCAGCAGCGAAAACATTGCGTCAGCAAATCGAGCAAGTAATTTAA
- a CDS encoding NUDIX domain-containing protein, with product MQTKNHGYTFLKLLQLQENELVRLEPLAGSYAIIQMKGKWLICYNRWRNQWELPAGKREVRETPRQCAMRELYEETGQVVKKLLFVGVAQSQNIETGKSKYNPIYYGELEQLMPFTVNEEMSHIHLWDMVGQIDVIDELDFALLQCLSKFYFK from the coding sequence ATGCAAACGAAAAATCATGGATATACTTTTTTGAAGTTACTACAGCTTCAAGAAAATGAGCTAGTAAGGCTTGAACCATTAGCAGGCTCGTATGCTATTATTCAAATGAAAGGAAAATGGTTAATTTGTTATAATCGTTGGCGCAATCAATGGGAATTACCAGCAGGAAAACGTGAAGTAAGAGAAACACCAAGGCAATGCGCGATGCGGGAGCTATATGAGGAAACGGGACAAGTGGTCAAAAAGTTACTGTTTGTTGGTGTAGCGCAAAGTCAAAATATAGAAACTGGTAAAAGCAAATACAACCCCATATACTATGGGGAACTGGAGCAATTAATGCCTTTTACAGTAAATGAAGAAATGTCGCATATTCATTTATGGGATATGGTTGGACAGATAGATGTAATAGATGAACTTGATTTTGCTCTATTACAGTGCTTATCTAAATTTTATTTTAAATAA
- the cbiB gene encoding adenosylcobinamide-phosphate synthase CbiB, producing the protein MNIIIVCVAIILDRIIGDPKTWPHPVIWIGKLISFLERRCNGGAARYLKGAVTALIVIIATGLIVWLIIYLAGLVSLWLAAVLEVIFIAIAIAQKSLKDAALVVYHALQRGDIAEARVKLSWIVGRDTEHLEEPDIVRGVVETVSENTSDGITAPIFYALFFGATGVWVYKAINTLDSMVGYRNERYCQFGCFAAKLDDVANFIPSRITGLFILLCTKNEGPFSMQTRLRYWLRDAKKHPSPNSGYLEAATALQLGIRLGGENMYQGKTTFRAYMGEPTVELNKQHILHTIQHLYTVTIIFTLLIGGVIYAISSTWS; encoded by the coding sequence ATGAATATCATTATTGTTTGTGTTGCCATTATACTTGACCGAATAATCGGAGATCCGAAAACATGGCCGCATCCTGTTATTTGGATAGGGAAGCTCATTTCATTTTTGGAGCGCCGCTGTAATGGTGGGGCAGCACGCTATCTAAAAGGAGCCGTAACAGCGCTAATTGTCATTATTGCTACAGGGCTTATCGTTTGGCTCATCATTTATTTGGCTGGGCTTGTGTCGCTATGGCTGGCTGCGGTGCTTGAAGTTATTTTTATCGCCATTGCCATTGCACAAAAGAGCTTGAAGGATGCAGCGTTAGTCGTTTATCATGCATTGCAGCGAGGAGATATAGCAGAGGCACGAGTGAAGCTTAGTTGGATTGTTGGGCGTGATACAGAACATTTAGAGGAGCCTGATATTGTTCGTGGTGTTGTTGAAACAGTTTCTGAAAATACAAGTGACGGTATTACGGCACCGATTTTTTATGCGCTGTTCTTTGGTGCTACAGGTGTGTGGGTCTATAAGGCAATCAATACACTCGATTCAATGGTTGGCTATCGTAACGAGCGCTACTGCCAGTTTGGATGCTTTGCTGCAAAGCTTGATGATGTGGCGAACTTTATACCAAGCCGTATAACAGGACTTTTTATTTTACTATGTACGAAAAACGAAGGTCCTTTTTCAATGCAAACGCGACTTCGCTACTGGCTACGCGATGCTAAGAAGCATCCAAGCCCAAATAGCGGCTATTTAGAAGCTGCAACTGCTTTACAGCTAGGCATTCGTCTCGGTGGTGAAAATATGTATCAAGGTAAAACAACGTTTCGTGCGTATATGGGGGAGCCGACCGTAGAATTAAATAAACAGCATATTTTGCACACTATACAGCATCTATACACAGTGACGATTATTTTTACGTTATTAATAGGAGGTGTTATTTATGCGATATCCAGCACATGGAGCTAA
- a CDS encoding rhodanese-related sulfurtransferase, whose amino-acid sequence MNYRVLLYYFYTTIEDPALFAEEHLQQCKDLELKGRILVATEGINGTVSGTVEATNAYMELMKNNPLFKGIVFKIDEVEGHAFKKMHVRPRPELVNLSLEDDINPHEITGEYLSPAQFLEQMQDENTVVLDVRNTYEYDVGHFRGAIRPEVENFRDTPQWVRENRELFDGKRVLTYCTGGIRCEKFSGWLKREGFEDVGQLHGGIATYGKDPETKGQLWDGQMYVFDERLTVPINQVEHVVVGKDHFDGTPCERYINCANPECNKQILTSEENEAKHLGGCTIECTKHERNRYIVRHALSEEQVQQAIAALEQA is encoded by the coding sequence ATGAATTACAGAGTTTTATTGTATTATTTTTACACAACGATTGAGGACCCTGCGCTATTTGCTGAAGAGCATTTACAACAGTGTAAGGACCTTGAACTAAAAGGTCGTATTTTAGTTGCGACAGAAGGTATTAACGGTACAGTTTCCGGTACAGTTGAAGCGACAAATGCCTATATGGAATTAATGAAAAATAATCCATTATTCAAGGGAATTGTCTTTAAAATTGATGAGGTAGAAGGTCACGCATTCAAAAAAATGCATGTACGCCCTCGCCCTGAATTAGTAAATTTAAGCTTAGAGGATGATATTAATCCGCATGAAATTACAGGTGAATACCTATCCCCTGCACAATTTTTAGAGCAAATGCAAGATGAAAATACGGTTGTTTTAGATGTGCGCAACACGTATGAATATGATGTCGGGCACTTCCGTGGTGCCATACGCCCAGAAGTCGAAAATTTCCGTGATACGCCACAATGGGTGCGTGAAAATCGCGAATTATTTGATGGGAAGCGAGTATTAACTTATTGTACTGGCGGCATTCGCTGCGAGAAATTTTCTGGCTGGCTAAAGCGGGAAGGCTTTGAGGATGTAGGGCAATTACACGGCGGCATCGCGACTTATGGCAAAGACCCTGAAACAAAAGGTCAGCTTTGGGACGGTCAAATGTATGTGTTCGATGAACGATTAACTGTGCCAATTAACCAAGTAGAGCATGTTGTTGTAGGAAAAGACCATTTTGATGGCACGCCTTGCGAGCGCTATATTAACTGCGCTAACCCTGAGTGTAATAAGCAAATTTTAACATCTGAAGAAAATGAAGCAAAGCATTTAGGTGGCTGTACAATTGAATGTACGAAGCATGAGCGCAATCGTTACATTGTTAGACATGCTTTATCAGAGGAGCAAGTGCAACAAGCAATTGCTGCACTAGAGCAAGCCTAG
- a CDS encoding histidine phosphatase family protein yields MNTIYFVRHAHSYYTPDEYNRPLSKEGWVEAQKLVKVFGALEIHAIYASNYKRAIETIQPIASEKNLTIIQKETLNERILATETISDFLSGIAKVWAEPTFSFAGGESNITAQKRVIPTIAKLLNCHKNENIVVGTHGNILTLLLNYFDKQYDIEFWQSLKMPDIIVAKFANNKLISVERLIY; encoded by the coding sequence ATGAATACAATTTATTTCGTGCGCCATGCACACTCATACTACACACCAGACGAATACAACAGACCTTTATCAAAAGAAGGCTGGGTGGAGGCGCAGAAATTAGTAAAAGTGTTTGGAGCATTAGAAATTCACGCAATATATGCCAGTAATTATAAACGTGCCATTGAAACAATTCAGCCGATAGCAAGTGAGAAAAACTTAACGATTATTCAAAAAGAAACATTGAATGAACGCATTTTAGCAACGGAAACGATTTCTGATTTTTTAAGTGGCATTGCCAAAGTATGGGCTGAGCCGACTTTCTCTTTTGCAGGAGGCGAGTCAAACATAACCGCCCAAAAACGTGTTATTCCAACTATTGCAAAATTGCTGAACTGCCATAAAAATGAAAACATCGTCGTTGGCACACATGGCAATATTTTAACCTTATTATTGAACTATTTCGATAAACAATATGATATAGAGTTTTGGCAAAGCTTAAAAATGCCAGATATTATCGTAGCAAAATTCGCAAATAATAAATTGATTTCAGTAGAACGGTTAATCTATTAA